The following is a genomic window from Chanos chanos chromosome 1, fChaCha1.1, whole genome shotgun sequence.
cacactctacaaGGACTCAGGTGACATGTCTGGCTACTGGTTTTTACCCCCGTCACATTAACCTGACTCTGCTTAGAGATGGTCAGCCAGTACCTGAAGACCAGCTTACTGGAGGGTTTCTGCTACCTAATACTGATGGAACCTACCAGATGAGGAAAAGTCTGGAGGTCATTGCAGGGGAAGTAAACCATAACTACACCTGTGTAGTCACCCACCTCAGTCTGGACAACAAGTTGGACATCAGTGTTGGTAATGTAATGtacttcttttttgtttgttttgttttgtttttgttacataCGACACTTGTCATGCCTTCAGAGTTATCAGTTCAGAACAGTGTACTGTAATTGTTAAGGAtaaggcagtggttctcaaccccagtcctgagagccccctgtcctgcacatctgtgttttaacccatcattatcacagttaattgagctaatcaaaggcttgatgattaattgatcagtggaatccggtttgtcagtcctgagctcagaggcattaaaacaaagacgtgcaggacaggggaaCCTCAGGACTgaagttgagaatcactgggaAAAGGAACATCACTTTTCACAACTAATGTCAATATTTGCCATCAGTACGGGTTATGAGTGTCGGTAATTATGATTAATGGGAGTCATGGTTGATATTAATCATATTAAGACAACCATTAAGACAACCATTAAGACAACTCTATTTTCATCAGATGACTTACAAACTCTCAGTTTCATTGTCATTACAGATTATGATCCGGGTCCATCCATCCTACCCATAGTACTCTTTGTACTGTTGGCCTTGTTTGTGTTGGTGATGATACCCATTGCTGGCTGCATCGTATGGAAGAAATGTGCAGGTATAATAAGAACAGTGAGTTTACTAAAGCTAATACGGATCAGTTCAGGAGAgatgtttttcttgttgtgtcCATTTATATATCAAATATAATGCACTcttttaaatattgttaaatTCTCTAAATATTGAGTATACCATTGTCTACTGTCTTCTCTTGATTTGCCTGAGTTTTTTGTGTTCCAGGTCACACAGAACTGACCCAGAATAGATACATCGCTACTGCAAGTGAGTATGTGAAGTtttagtaaaataaaatgaaaaggtgATCAGTTTGTTTAAAGGTTATTTAAAGTTTCTAACGTAAATCACCAGTGTAGCATTGATCAGTGTGCTATTCTCACATGGATTAAAATTGTCTTCAATACCTGTGGTGACTCTTGTCTGCTTAAGAAGAAGCATACCCTTACATACCCTTACTCTCTTTTCAGGTACAGAGGACAATGAATGCTCCACAGACCCCAAATGACCTGAGAATGCTTTAATAGATCCCAACAAGACATATTGAATTATGTCATGAATCATAACAGAATTAACTTGAATTCTTCAGTGTTCATAATCTGCCAGTTTTTCCATACTTATCATTCCGTTCACAAAAAATCTAATTGTTGTGATCCTTTTGTGCAGAACTGTTTGGACAGATTTCTGCAGATAACAAATatattcaaacaaaatgtattttctcattcactcattgattagataaaacataaaacaactcTCTTTGATAGCTGCGGTGACTCTTGTGTGCTTAAGAAGAAGCATACACTTACATACGCTTACTCTCTTTTCAGGTACAGAGGACAATGAGTGCTCCACAGACCCCAAATAACTTAGGAAGGTCCCAATAAGGCATATTGAACTATGTCGTGAATAATAACAGAATTAACTTGAATTCTTCAGTGTTCATAATCTACCAGTTTTTTCCTTACTTGTTGCATCCTAAATTCAGATTCAGTGGGTTTACTCTGGGTTTGGGGGGGCAGTGGTTTAGATTTGAATGCAGTTCTGCTCAATTGGCTCAAGCGAAAACATTGATGAGTTTTCAGCCCTTTGCAGAGAGTATATTTTACAATTCCGTTCACAAAAAATCTAATTGTTGTGACCCTTTTGTGCAGAACTGTTTGGACAGATTTCTACAGATAACAAActtattcaaacaaaatatatttattcattcacttattGATTAGATAAAACATGCATACTACAGATGAATGACTACTTACTGCACTCAGCTTAACAGTCACTGGAAAAACAGTTGCAGTTTGTACTGTATTTTTGGGGCGTTAGACATGCACATGAGATGTCCTTTCTGAATATTTCCTGTGTGATTTCAGGAAAGCATTTGATCCAACACAAGTTAAATTTATACAGGGCCAGTCAAGTCTAAGTTAATAAGAAACCAGTCGGACTAATGATTAAACTAACAGGGTGAACTGAGGAAACCAGGAATTTACACAAGTTCAATATTTGAATCTGGGAAGTGGGAGCTCCTGTAAAATTAAGGAATGTGCCAGTCCTTTTATATACAACATTCCTGTTAAGCACCAAGTCAACTATTTAAGGATTGTGGTTAGTGAGAATGCGGATATTAGATGAGGGGAGCACTGAACTATTGAGAAAGGATCCAGAAATATTTTAACCTGTGGCTGCAAAGTGACTTGACCCTATGAAGTAGAACTCTACTAACCACAGGAGAAGGGATATTGAGAATGACATAAACAGCATGCTCTCTTTATGTGCAAGTCAACAAAGAGAACATTATTCAGATTTCTCTGGAAATCAAAACTCATTATGTAAAGGACTCTGTAGTCATGAATTCCACAGATTAAAGTGGTctcagttttcttcatttttcccaCGTTACGTATCCTCTCTTTTAGGCAGCCTCCtcctttttattcatttgttattaatgttattaatgtGCTAATCAACCCGCTCTCCTGTCCAGTTTCcataaacaaaagcatttaTCATAGTTCCtaatatacaaacatatttttttttccacagctaCCTAATCTTGAGTAACTGTAATATCCTctctatatataaaataaataaataaaatatttcaaggACTGATGTATCAACATTATTTCATTGGTCACTCGGCAATCTATTCACAGGGCCTTTTACTTGCCTACTCTGAATTCCTTAATAAATATGGTGTTCTGGTAACACCAATAAAGTGTTCTGTTGTCATGATGAATGCTATATCTAAAGGGGTTTATGATGCTACTTAGAGATGCACCATTGTCTTTTGAAACCCATATGATACTCCAGTAGGGAAAATGTGCTTTATATCTTTCCCTTctaccaacaacaacaacaaaaaaggatcTCTTTTCCACAAGAAATTGTTACAGATTCCTGCACCATCCCACACTGGAattctttgttgttgctgttaacTAGAAAAATGTCTTGATCGTCCCTCCTTCTTATTTATATCTTCTTATAAGAAGGGGGCGGTATTgttcaaattaattaattaatattaattaacTAGAACCCACCCAAAGAAGTTGAAGGCTGATATTGAGATAGATTGTTCATAAAGTAAAGTGAAGAAATCAGCGTAGTTCATGTTTTTTGGACCTGTCAACAACATACTCATATTTTGGAAAGAAGTGTAAAGATTTATAAAACATCATCTGTGTAATGATCTTTTCTTGTTACATAAAAATATACTATTTGGCCTCTGCAGCTATGATCAGTCCAATGAATATTATTCCATCAACCTTGCCCTTTTGCTTGCCAAATTTCATACGCATAGATGTAGATTTAGTAACCAAGAACTTCTAGAAATAACATTTGAAGAGGAAGTCAAGCAGCATATTAAATCTATTGTGAACCCCACCAACAGTAAAGCTATGAAAACTATCAACCTCTGTACTTCTTTTCAGATCTTTATATAGTATGTTATTTTGTAAACCCTCTAGTGTCTCTGTATGTCCCACTTCTTTATGCtcacaacaacaagaacaataataataataataataataataataataataataataataataagtcgGCAATACTGCAGCATGTGTTTGCCATGTCAATGTAATACAGGCCCGcagggaaagaggaagaaaaggccAACAGTTGTGCTTTGACGGAGTGTAGGGTGGGCGGTTGCATATGAAACTCGAATATGGTCAGTGGTGTAATCTGAGAACCTTGTGACCAAACATTGTTGAGGAGTTTAGAGGGACTTTCCACAACAAGAAGTACGGCACCACAGAAAGTCTTAAATCATTCTGAAATAAGCTTAGCAAAGAGAGGCTCCTACATCAGAAGACACATGTCCAAAATAGAAAACTTGAGTTTGTTGCCACCGTTTTAATTTGCATCATGTTTCATGAATTGGTGTTCCGGAATGCCGAATGTGGAAGTTTCTTCTGTACAATGAAGAGACTGAATATTCTCAtatgttttctgacattttcatcaACTGTCAATGCAGGTAAACAtctcttttcacacagtttaGTACACTCTTCTTATGACTGTTAGAGCTGGATATAGTCTAGCCAACCTCAAAAACTTTTAGAGAACAAGTAACATGTCAGCTTACTCTGGATGAAttcaactgtttttctttttttttcactgtattttactCTATGTTACAGATCACAACACTAAACTAAtcaaagagaataaaatgtttcaactgttaaaataaCAATACGAGTATAACATGCCATTTCTGAAATGCAGAGTCAAATCTGTGTTAAGCTACACGTATATGGACTGTCATGGGACTTCTGCCAAAATcgcctctttctctttcatcaaaCATTCTGCCCAAACTTTTCAATACAACTTAGTTATTGCCTGCTAATCTGAATCTATTCTGATTTGTTTTGACCTAAGTTCTACAAACTATCCAAAAAAGTTTTAAGCTAAATTAAGCTGTGTTTCATATTAGACTAAACTGGATTTtcagcaaaggggaaaaaatcacaATTTACCTTCTGTCATATTTACAGGTTCACACTCTTTGCTTGCCTTTGCTACATATATAGCAGGCAAAACACCGTTCCCTGAAGTTAGTGCTGTAGTGATGTTGGATGATGTGCAACTGGGATACTATGATTCAGCTGACAGAAAATATGTCCACCGCCACCCACACGCTAATTCAGAAGACTATGATAGTGAACAGAAAGATGCTGGTGTTGTGTTTGGAAGTATGTTTGAggacataaaacataaaacaacacgCCTAAGGAATCAGTTTAATTCCACAAATGGTAagtttctctgttctttgtgGTCATTTTATGGTAAAGAACTATTGATTAATCATGTTATGTGATGAACGCTCTATTCTGTTGTTGTAATTGAAGTGTAGATCACCCAGTGAATCAGCCAGAAATCACTCATTACAGAGTTGCAAGTCAGTTGTACATGAGGTTGATTTCCTTTTATATTTAAGATCCTGTAGTCCTTTGTGTACCATTTAAAGGAATCTGCTCATTATCAGCAAACAAATTCCTTTATGACTTTATATCTGCAAATCATAGTTAGCATGATTTGAGTTAGCAATCTAAATGCAACCTCACTGATCTGGTCTTCGACTATCATTGGAACTATTTTTATGATGTAATCTTTCTGTTATCCCCCACCCACCACCCTCACCATCTGAAGAGATTGATGTGTTTCAGAGGATCATTGGGTGCGAGCTGTTGGATGGCGACGTCCCAGGACAGGTTAAGTTATTAGATTCTTACAGTGGCTTTGCAGGAAACCTACAGGAACTCAACTTCAACTTGCAAAAGAAGACTTTAGTGTGGAGCATGGATTCGATTATCGACTGGGGTATTCACACTGAAAGTGGTACTAAAGCAGTGGTGGAAAATATTTATCAGCCTATATGCATCAAAATCTTACGGCGGtaccttcagagagagaaaagatatttGCTGAGAAAAGGTAAGAACATGTCTTTTCCTCTAATTTTGCTTACTGTTACATTTATTGCAATGGGCTGCATGAGTTGGTTTAAAAGTTGGGTTTAACCTGTTTTGGTCTAGAATCTAGACTCTAGATGGTTTAAATCTCTGGTTTTGCTTTGGGTGTGCAGTTTATAATTATACCATGGTTTTGACTACATGGGTATGAGTATGAGTAATTTCTTTAGCCCTGCCACAGTACAGCATATCTACTATAGAGTGTTAGCCTATTTACCTTTTAGTATATTTTGACCCACACATGTTTTTGGGCACCATCACTATAACAGATGTGATTGTTGTCTTGGACTTGTAAGGATTCTCAAGAGTACAAGAAATTTTGGCTTGTCTCTATTTCGTCCATCACAGTGAAACCCAGAGTCAGGCTTCTCAagaagacactcacacactctacaaGGACTCAGGTGACATGTCTGGCTACTGGTTTTTACCCCCGCCACATTAACCTGACTCTGCTTAGAGATGGTCAGCCAATACCTGAAGACCAGCTTACTGGAGGGATACTGCTACCAAATACTGATGGAACCTACCAGATGAGGAAAAGTCTGGAGGTCAGTGCACGGGAAGTAAAACGTAACTACACTTGCGTAGTCACCCACCTCAGTCTGGACAACAAGTTGGACATCAGTGTTGGTAATGTaatgtacttcttttttttgtttttgttacataCGACACTTGTCATGCCCTCAGAGTTATCAGTTCAGAACAGTGTACTGTAATTGTTAAGGAtaaggcagtggttctcaaccccagtcctgagagccccctgtcctgcacatctgtgttttaacccctcattatcacagttaattgagctcaTCAAAGGCTcaatgattaattgatcagtggaatccggtttgtcagtcctgagctcagaggGGTTATAACAAAGACGTACAGGACAGGGGaacctcaggactggagttgaaaATGACTGGGAAAAGGAGCATCACTTTTCACAACTGATGTCAATACTTGCCATCAGTATAGGTTATGAGTGTCAGCTATTATGATTAATGGGAGTCACGGTTGTTATTAATCATATTAAGACAATCATATAGCATAATCAACTCTATTGTCGTCAGATGACTTACAAACTCTCTGTTTCATTGTTATGACAGATTATGATCCGGGTCCGTCCATCCTACCCATAGTACTCTTTGTACTGTTGGCCTTGTTTGTGCTGGTGATGATACCCATTGCTAGCTGCATCATATGGAAGAAATGTGCAGGTATAATAAGATCAGTGAGACAGAGTTTACTAAAGCTAATACGGATCAGTTCAGGAGAGATGCTTTTCTTGTTGTGTCCATTTATATATCAAATATAAGGCACTCTTTAAAACATTGATAATTCTGTAAATATTGAGTATACCATTGTCTACTGTCTTCTCTTGATTTGCCTGAGTTTTTTGCGTTCCAGGTCATAGAGAACTGACCCAGAATAGATACATCGCTACtgcaagtgagtgtgtgaagttttagtaaaataaaatgaaaagttgtGCAGTTTCATTAAAGTTTCGGGCATAAATCACCATTGTGTCATTAATCAGTGTGCTACTCTTACATGGATTAAAACTCTCTTTGATAGCTGTGGTGACTCTTGTGTGCTTAAGAACAAGGATACACTTACATACCCTTACTCTCTTTTCAGGTACAGAGGACAATGAGTGCTCCACAGACCCCAAATAACTTAAGAAGGTCCCAATAAGGCATATTGAACTATGTCGTGAATAATAACAGAATTAACTTGAATTCTTCAGTGTTCATAATCTACCAGTTTTTTCCTTACTTGTTGCATCCTAAATTCAGATTCAGTGGGTTTACTCTGGGTTTGGGGGGCGGTGGTTTAGATTTGAATGCAGTTCTGCTCAATTGGCTCAAGCGAAAACATTGATGAGTTTTCAGCCCTTTGCAGAGAGTATATTTTACAATTCCGTTCACAAAAAAATCTAATTGTTGTGACCCTTTTGTGCAGAACTGTTTGGACAGATTTCTACAGATAACAAActtattcaaacaaaatgtatttattcattcacttattGATTAGATAAAACATGCATACTATCAGATGAATGACTACTTACTGCACTCAGCTTAATAGTCATTGGAAAAACTATTGTCGTTTGTGCTGTATTTTTGGGGCATCAGACGTGCACATAAGATGTCCTGTCTGAATATTTCCTGTGTGATTTTGAGGAAAGCATTTCATCCAACACAAGTTAAATCATCAACTGATTCAATGTTGACactttttgcctttgttttacAAGCAATGTATTATTGTGTTTATCTTATTCCCTGTTGTAACAGATGATGTCTGGACCTAATTatccagacttttttttatttgactttgtccTCTTTATTTTTGCATTCAATGCAAAACATCACTGTAACAACACTCAGACCTAACATTACAATGTAACATTCACATTCTGAACTCAGACAAGATCAGGgttcacactcacaccctgCAATCAGATATCCAACCAAAGGCCGtcacaaaatacatttacttTGGATGTAGACACTCAATGAGTGATTTTGGTGGGAGTGTAAGTGCTGATgcataaatgttttatgtttatgatgCATAACTGATAATTGATTCATAAGTGATTCTGTACTTCCATgcaattaataaataaataaatatttgatgaaAGTTTAACATTTAAATCTGATGTGATTTGATGTACAGTAAATTCATTTGTTACAGTTAAAACACAATAAGGCATGGCATAACGTGTCATGTGAGAATGCACCGCTGCATTTGGCGGAAGTGACAGAACTCAGGGTTGGTTGTTGTTCCAATGGGCTGCAGGTGAGAAGATGTCTCTCACAAGACCTTGCTATATTGCATTCAAGGTTATAATTATTGATGTCTGAAGCCAAAGCAGAAAGTCAAAAGGACTTTCGGAAAACTCGTGAGGACTAAAGAACCTCTTTTCATGCCAAGCAGCCAACGATTTGTTGTAGTTGTGGAATGTGAATGAAAGCGTATTCATGCTAGGGCCAAGCGCCATTtgtatatgtactgtataaTTTGTTGATGTGTTTAGTACTATGTTCATTTACAAATATAGTTCTCACGGCGTGATTAAGGCATGAATACTTCAGAGAGATAAGACGTGCCCAAATAAACGCCCGTTTCAAAGAACcaacctgtgtctgtgttgctgtgAAGAGAACTacaattgttgttgttgttgttgttgttgatgttgtgaGTATAAGGAAGTAGGACTTACAGAGACATCAGAGGATTTACAAAATAGCATACTATTTAAAGTTACAgtacacacattactgtatgAACAGTCTCTCGCAATACCAGCTTTCAACATTTTTGGATGTATTTTAGATGGataatattaattaattaatttgtaaGATACCCCCACTTCTATCTTA
Proteins encoded in this region:
- the LOC115805228 gene encoding class I histocompatibility antigen, F10 alpha chain-like; protein product: MLDDVQLGYYDSADRKYVHRHPHANSEDYDSEQKDAGVVFGTPPSPSEEIDVFQRIIGCELLDGDVPGQVKLLDSYSGFAGNLQELNFNLQKKTLVWSMDSIIDWVVENIYQPICIKILRRYLQREKRYLLRKVKPRVRLLKKTLTHSTRTQVTCLATGFYPRHINLTLLRDGQPIPEDQLTGGILLPNTDGTYQMRKSLEVSAREVKRNYTCVVTHLSLDNKLDISVDYDPGPSILPIVLFVLLALFVLVMIPIASCIIWKKCAGHRELTQNRYIATASTEDNECSTDPK